In Bradyrhizobium lablabi, one DNA window encodes the following:
- a CDS encoding GntR family transcriptional regulator, giving the protein MPTRKQPKASPTMAEPDIAIVRIVPETSFKNKAYEALKEAILKMDIYATPEPVMLDERALSERLGVSRTPIREAIAMLEQDGFVKTVPRRGIVVVRRTKTEIVDMIRAWAALESMAARLITTTARKKDISALRDFFKDFNSDRLPQDHVEEYSRANIAFHQALISLSESPVLVDMTNDILLHVRGYRQLTIGRKDRTATSLPEHMSIIEALEARDTELAEKRARDHTLGLAAYVEAHGQELF; this is encoded by the coding sequence ATGCCCACGCGCAAACAACCCAAGGCGTCGCCCACCATGGCTGAGCCAGACATCGCAATCGTCCGCATCGTCCCCGAGACCAGCTTCAAGAACAAGGCCTATGAGGCGTTGAAGGAAGCAATCCTCAAGATGGACATCTATGCGACGCCCGAGCCCGTCATGCTCGACGAGCGCGCACTGTCGGAACGCCTCGGCGTCAGCCGCACCCCGATCCGAGAGGCGATCGCAATGCTGGAGCAGGACGGTTTTGTGAAGACCGTGCCGCGCCGTGGCATTGTCGTGGTGCGCCGGACCAAGACCGAGATCGTCGACATGATCCGCGCCTGGGCCGCGCTCGAGAGCATGGCCGCGCGGCTGATCACGACTACCGCGCGCAAGAAAGACATTTCGGCGCTGCGCGACTTCTTCAAGGATTTTAACAGCGATCGCTTGCCGCAGGATCATGTCGAGGAATATTCCAGGGCCAACATCGCCTTCCACCAGGCGCTGATCTCGCTCAGCGAGTCGCCGGTTTTGGTCGACATGACCAACGACATCCTCTTGCACGTGCGGGGCTACCGCCAATTGACGATCGGACGCAAGGATCGCACCGCGACGTCGCTGCCCGAGCACATGTCGATCATCGAAGCGCTGGAAGCGCGCGACACCGAACTCGCCGAGAAGCGCGCCCGCGATCATACGCTCGGCCTTGCCGCCTATGTGGAAGCCCACGGGCAAGAGCTGTTTTAA
- the oxc gene encoding oxalyl-CoA decarboxylase — translation MLNTASKTEASDAHDELTDGFHLVIDALKLNGITTIYGVPGIPITDLGRMAQAAGIRVISFRHEQNAGNAAAIAGYLTKQPGVCLTVSAPGFLNGLTALANATTNCFPMILISGSSEREIVDLQQGDYEEMDQLAIAKPLCKAAFRVLHAADIGIGLARAIRAAVSGRPGGVYLDLPAKLFSQVMKADAGAKSLVRVIDAAPAQIPAPSAVKRALDVLKSAKRPLIILGKGAAYAQADDSIRTLVEKSGVPFLPMSMAKGLLPDTHPQCAGAARSTVLKDADVVMLIGARLNWLLSHGKGKSWGEAPKKFIQIDIEPKEMDSNVEIAAPVVGDIGSCVAALLESMGSNWPAAPADWVGTVNAKREENIAKMAPRLMNNKSPMDYHGALGALRSIIKERPDAILVNEGANTLDLARGVIDMYKPRKRLDVGTWGVMGIGMGFAIGAAIETGKPVLAVEGDSAFGFSGMEVETICRYNLPVCVVIFNNDGIYRGTDVNPTGGPDVATTVFVKGSRYDKMMEAFGGTGVNATTPDELKRAVNAAMDSGKPTLINAVIDPAAGSESGRIGNLNPQSVLKKK, via the coding sequence ATGCTGAACACCGCGAGCAAGACCGAGGCGAGCGACGCCCATGACGAACTGACCGACGGCTTTCATCTCGTCATCGACGCCCTCAAGCTCAATGGCATCACCACGATCTACGGCGTGCCCGGCATCCCGATCACGGATTTGGGACGCATGGCGCAGGCCGCGGGCATCCGTGTCATCTCGTTCCGCCACGAGCAGAATGCCGGTAACGCCGCGGCGATCGCCGGTTACCTGACCAAACAGCCCGGTGTCTGCCTCACGGTGTCGGCGCCCGGCTTTCTCAACGGCCTCACCGCGCTCGCCAACGCCACCACCAACTGCTTCCCGATGATTTTGATCAGTGGCTCATCGGAGCGCGAGATCGTCGACCTGCAGCAGGGCGACTATGAAGAGATGGATCAGCTCGCGATCGCAAAACCGCTGTGCAAGGCGGCGTTCCGCGTGCTGCACGCCGCCGACATCGGCATTGGTCTGGCGCGCGCGATCCGCGCCGCCGTGTCGGGGCGGCCGGGCGGCGTCTATCTCGACCTGCCCGCAAAACTCTTTTCGCAGGTCATGAAGGCGGATGCCGGCGCCAAATCGCTGGTCCGGGTGATCGACGCGGCACCGGCCCAGATCCCGGCACCATCAGCGGTCAAGCGCGCGCTCGATGTTCTCAAGAGCGCAAAACGTCCGCTGATCATTCTCGGCAAGGGCGCGGCCTACGCGCAGGCGGATGATTCGATCCGCACCCTGGTCGAGAAGAGCGGCGTTCCCTTCCTGCCGATGAGCATGGCCAAGGGCCTGTTGCCCGACACTCATCCGCAATGCGCGGGCGCCGCGCGCTCGACGGTATTGAAGGACGCCGACGTGGTGATGCTGATCGGCGCGCGCCTCAACTGGCTGTTGTCGCATGGCAAGGGCAAGAGTTGGGGCGAAGCGCCGAAAAAATTCATCCAGATCGACATCGAGCCCAAGGAGATGGACTCCAATGTCGAGATCGCAGCCCCCGTGGTCGGCGATATCGGCTCCTGCGTCGCCGCACTTCTTGAATCCATGGGCAGCAACTGGCCGGCCGCGCCGGCCGACTGGGTCGGTACCGTCAATGCGAAGCGGGAGGAAAACATCGCAAAAATGGCGCCGCGGCTGATGAACAACAAATCGCCGATGGACTATCACGGTGCGCTCGGGGCGCTGCGCAGCATCATCAAGGAGCGGCCGGACGCCATCCTCGTCAACGAAGGCGCCAACACGCTCGATCTCGCCCGCGGCGTCATCGACATGTACAAACCGCGCAAACGCCTGGATGTCGGCACCTGGGGCGTGATGGGCATCGGCATGGGCTTTGCCATTGGTGCCGCGATCGAAACCGGCAAGCCCGTGCTCGCGGTCGAAGGCGACAGCGCCTTTGGTTTCTCCGGCATGGAGGTCGAGACCATCTGCCGCTACAATTTGCCGGTCTGCGTCGTCATCTTCAACAATGACGGCATCTATCGCGGCACCGACGTCAATCCGACCGGCGGTCCCGATGTTGCGACCACCGTCTTCGTCAAGGGCTCGCGCTACGACAAGATGATGGAGGCGTTCGGCGGCACAGGCGTCAATGCGACGACGCCCGACGAGTTGAAGCGCGCCGTCAACGCGGCGATGGATTCCGGCAAGCCTACCCTGATCAACGCCGTGATCGATCCCGCGGCCGGCTCCGAGAGCGGCCGCATCGGCAACCTCAACCCGCAAAGCGTGCTGAAGAAGAAATGA